From the genome of Thermoflexus hugenholtzii, one region includes:
- a CDS encoding CcmD family protein — MSYLIAAYLVFWGVTFLYVLSLLRRQRALEERLARLRARLNPEREEEPHAGR; from the coding sequence ATGAGCTATCTGATCGCGGCGTATCTGGTGTTCTGGGGTGTGACGTTTCTTTACGTGCTTTCCCTGCTGCGCCGGCAGCGCGCCCTGGAGGAACGGCTGGCCCGCCTGCGGGCGCGGTTGAACCCGGAGCGCGAGGAGGAGCCCCATGCAGGCCGGTGA
- a CDS encoding cytochrome c biogenesis protein: MKTTERIWIGITAAMMVLATLAVFVYAPREAKMGDVQRIFYFHVSTAWSGFLAFAVALAGAVAYLRTRAARWDALSHAAVEVGLVLLTMAIVTGSLWARPVWNTWWTWDPRLTTTTITWVVYLAYLLLRGAVENPETRARFAAVYAIVAFITVPITYLSARLLRTIHPIVLGPSVSAEAQGQFGLTPRMVHTMLISLAAWTLLFSVLLMLRYRIQRAQETLEALEASIEE, from the coding sequence ATGAAAACCACCGAGCGGATCTGGATCGGCATCACGGCCGCCATGATGGTCCTGGCCACCCTGGCGGTCTTCGTCTACGCGCCCCGCGAAGCGAAGATGGGCGACGTGCAGCGGATCTTTTACTTCCACGTGAGCACGGCGTGGTCCGGCTTTCTGGCTTTCGCCGTGGCCCTGGCCGGCGCCGTCGCCTACCTGCGGACCCGGGCGGCGCGCTGGGACGCGCTGAGCCACGCCGCGGTGGAGGTCGGCCTGGTGCTGTTGACCATGGCCATCGTCACGGGCTCCCTCTGGGCCCGGCCGGTCTGGAACACCTGGTGGACCTGGGACCCGCGGCTGACCACGACGACGATCACCTGGGTGGTGTATCTGGCCTATCTGCTGCTGCGGGGGGCGGTGGAGAACCCGGAGACCCGGGCGCGGTTCGCCGCGGTCTACGCCATCGTGGCCTTCATCACCGTGCCCATCACCTATCTCTCCGCCCGCCTGCTCCGCACCATCCACCCCATCGTGTTGGGCCCCAGTGTCTCCGCGGAGGCCCAGGGCCAGTTCGGCCTCACCCCGCGGATGGTGCACACGATGCTCATCAGCCTGGCCGCCTGGACGCTGCTGTTCAGCGTCCTGCTGATGCTGCGCTACCGGATCCAGCGTGCCCAGGAAACCCTGGAGGCGCTGGAAGCATCTATAGAAGAGTGA
- the ccmA gene encoding heme ABC exporter ATP-binding protein CcmA, whose protein sequence is MGTAWGAPPILRADGVAKAFGPRWALRGVSLSVRPGEIVALMGPNGAGKSTLLRVLATLLRPTAGVVYVGDRRWPPDGPGVRAQVTLLGHQPWLYPDLTAEENLRFAQRLYGWPEDPEALRAALERMGLADRAGDPVRTFSRGMLQRLALARVLLSPAPVLLLDEPFTGLDVVGMDRAQEALRMLADQGRALLIALHEPAAASLAHRVVVLAGGRDVAEGTPQDLPAEALREIYAFALRPAGDRQALRPPLRQEPAPSRMQPEGSARTPRRASPGAPTGGRGELRVLRALLGKDLRVEGRAREALMPTLTLAGLSLFLFGAAFELRPDLARAVVPAFLWMLLLFASSLGVGRMMAAEMDRGTWEGLLMAPADRSALFAGKALVHGLLLALVIGLSLLAAAVFFNLSLWEPRILLLLGLGTAGLAGVTTLLSAMAMATRTRELLLPILLFPVAAPLLIAGIQGTRAALEGDPEGWGTWMQMMLAYDIILLTVGGLIFEEAAGA, encoded by the coding sequence ATGGGAACCGCGTGGGGCGCGCCCCCGATCCTGCGCGCGGATGGGGTGGCGAAGGCCTTCGGTCCCCGGTGGGCGCTGCGCGGGGTCTCCCTGAGCGTGCGCCCCGGAGAGATCGTGGCCCTGATGGGGCCGAACGGCGCCGGCAAAAGCACCCTGCTCCGGGTGCTGGCCACCCTCCTCCGCCCCACGGCCGGCGTCGTCTATGTAGGGGACCGGCGCTGGCCGCCGGACGGCCCCGGGGTGCGGGCGCAGGTCACCTTGCTGGGCCATCAGCCCTGGCTCTACCCGGACCTCACCGCTGAGGAGAACCTGCGTTTCGCCCAGCGCCTCTACGGCTGGCCGGAGGATCCCGAGGCGCTGCGCGCGGCCCTGGAGCGGATGGGCCTGGCGGACCGCGCCGGGGATCCGGTTCGGACGTTCTCCCGAGGGATGCTGCAACGGCTCGCCCTGGCCCGGGTGCTGCTCTCCCCGGCCCCGGTGCTGCTCCTGGACGAACCCTTCACCGGACTGGACGTGGTGGGGATGGACCGGGCACAGGAGGCCCTCCGGATGCTGGCCGATCAGGGGCGTGCCCTATTGATCGCCCTGCATGAGCCGGCGGCCGCCTCCCTGGCCCATCGGGTGGTGGTGTTGGCCGGCGGGCGCGATGTCGCGGAAGGCACTCCGCAGGATCTCCCCGCGGAGGCACTGCGGGAGATCTATGCGTTCGCTCTCCGGCCAGCCGGGGACCGACAGGCCCTTCGTCCGCCCCTGAGGCAGGAGCCGGCGCCCAGCCGGATGCAACCGGAGGGAAGCGCCAGGACCCCCCGGCGCGCCTCACCGGGGGCTCCAACCGGCGGGCGCGGGGAGCTGCGCGTGCTCCGGGCGTTGCTCGGGAAGGACCTGCGCGTGGAGGGGCGGGCCCGGGAGGCCCTGATGCCGACCCTCACCCTGGCCGGGCTGAGCCTGTTCCTGTTCGGGGCGGCCTTCGAGCTGCGCCCGGACTTGGCCCGCGCCGTGGTCCCGGCCTTCCTCTGGATGCTGCTTCTTTTCGCCAGCAGTCTGGGGGTGGGACGGATGATGGCGGCGGAGATGGACCGAGGGACGTGGGAGGGGTTGCTCATGGCCCCGGCGGATCGCAGCGCCTTGTTCGCCGGCAAGGCCCTCGTCCACGGGCTCCTGCTCGCGCTGGTGATCGGTCTCTCCCTGCTGGCCGCCGCGGTCTTCTTCAACCTTTCCCTCTGGGAGCCCCGGATCCTGCTGCTGCTGGGCCTGGGGACAGCCGGGCTGGCGGGGGTGACCACCCTCCTATCTGCGATGGCCATGGCAACCCGCACCCGGGAGCTGCTGCTGCCCATCTTACTGTTCCCGGTCGCCGCCCCGCTGCTCATCGCCGGGATCCAGGGCACCCGGGCGGCCCTGGAGGGGGACCCCGAGGGATGGGGGACATGGATGCAGATGATGCTGGCGTATGATATCATCCTCCTGACCGTGGGCGGACTGATCTTCGAAGAGGCGGCGGGCGCCTGA
- a CDS encoding c-type cytochrome, translated as MSPRLPHTLLPLLLAGILLTGCSLTLAAPPPAGDVPFRTQPMPTPTPALPPASLSLKTGQTIFRERCAACHGALGRGDGPQATALRARFPDARLDLTQDFAARTASLWDWFRVVSEGRPERGMPPWANALSEAERWAVVFYAWSLAVPPEARASAPQRYREACAACHGADGREGAASLADPERLLRAAPAAWIEALRPERVPAHAGLPELAPEIRQALVAYLPDLAFTVADREVRDPPRPTGSAEVSGQVLHGATEAPAAGVTVTLYALIGSSPIFSQTTRTAADGSFRFPEVPVYAEADYLPMAEWQEIAYPAAHPLTLTAGHALTVTLMVFDRTADPGGIHIDQAHWILQPLADRLLVTEIWIYSNRGSAAYGGAGNPGMIFFLPPGASNLQIAEGELGARYRQEGERLIDTAAIPPGMGYQAAFGYELPLARARTLTLRSLYPVAQWNLLIAGDAMEATGPGIRDLGLRTLGSTVYRLYEIRPPDPGQAITLALRPRSAAPGWLVPVLLILGAGLAAGMVWFRWGRQVDPIEELARLDEAYAAGEVDEATYRRRRAALKARAMRRMGVE; from the coding sequence ATGAGCCCACGCCTTCCCCACACCCTCCTCCCGCTTCTGCTCGCCGGGATCCTCCTCACCGGCTGCTCCCTGACCCTGGCCGCCCCTCCGCCCGCCGGCGATGTTCCCTTCCGGACCCAGCCGATGCCCACCCCCACGCCGGCGCTTCCCCCGGCCTCCCTCTCCCTCAAGACCGGCCAGACGATCTTCCGGGAGCGCTGCGCCGCGTGCCACGGCGCGCTGGGGCGCGGCGACGGCCCTCAGGCGACCGCCCTCCGCGCCCGCTTCCCGGACGCCCGCCTGGACCTGACGCAGGACTTCGCGGCCCGCACCGCTTCCCTGTGGGACTGGTTCCGAGTGGTCAGTGAGGGGCGACCGGAGCGGGGCATGCCGCCCTGGGCGAACGCCCTCAGCGAGGCGGAGCGCTGGGCCGTCGTTTTCTACGCATGGTCTCTGGCCGTGCCGCCCGAAGCCCGGGCCAGCGCCCCACAGCGCTACCGGGAGGCGTGCGCGGCATGCCACGGCGCGGATGGACGCGAGGGGGCGGCTTCCCTCGCGGATCCGGAGCGGCTGCTCCGGGCAGCCCCCGCCGCATGGATCGAAGCGCTGCGGCCGGAACGGGTCCCCGCCCACGCCGGGCTGCCCGAGCTCGCCCCGGAGATCCGGCAGGCCCTCGTCGCTTATCTCCCGGATCTGGCCTTCACCGTCGCGGATCGAGAGGTTCGGGATCCACCCCGCCCGACCGGGAGCGCCGAGGTGAGCGGCCAGGTCCTCCACGGAGCGACCGAGGCGCCCGCGGCCGGCGTCACCGTCACCCTCTACGCCCTGATCGGGTCCTCCCCGATCTTCTCGCAGACGACCCGCACGGCGGCCGATGGGAGCTTCCGCTTCCCTGAGGTGCCGGTGTATGCGGAGGCCGATTACCTCCCGATGGCGGAGTGGCAGGAGATCGCTTACCCGGCGGCCCATCCGCTCACCCTGACCGCCGGGCATGCGCTCACAGTGACGCTGATGGTCTTCGACCGGACAGCGGACCCCGGAGGGATCCACATCGATCAGGCCCACTGGATCCTACAGCCGCTGGCGGATCGCCTGCTGGTGACCGAGATCTGGATCTACTCAAACCGGGGATCGGCCGCCTATGGAGGCGCCGGGAACCCCGGGATGATCTTCTTCCTTCCTCCGGGCGCGTCCAACCTTCAGATCGCCGAGGGCGAGCTGGGCGCCCGTTACCGACAGGAAGGAGAACGCTTGATCGACACCGCGGCCATCCCGCCCGGGATGGGCTATCAGGCGGCGTTCGGGTATGAGCTCCCCCTGGCCCGGGCGCGGACGCTGACCCTGCGCTCCCTGTATCCGGTCGCCCAGTGGAACCTCCTGATCGCAGGCGACGCGATGGAAGCGACCGGCCCCGGGATCCGGGATCTGGGACTGCGCACCCTGGGATCAACGGTGTATCGTCTCTATGAGATCCGGCCTCCGGATCCGGGGCAGGCGATCACCCTTGCCCTGCGGCCCCGCTCGGCGGCTCCCGGCTGGCTGGTCCCGGTCCTGCTGATCCTCGGCGCAGGGCTGGCGGCCGGGATGGTATGGTTCAGGTGGGGCCGACAGGTGGATCCCATCGAGGAGCTCGCCCGACTGGACGAGGCCTACGCGGCGGGGGAGGTGGACGAGGCGACCTACCGCCGGCGGCGGGCCGCCCTGAAGGCCCGCGCCATGCGCCGGATGGGCGTCGAATGA
- a CDS encoding TlpA disulfide reductase family protein: MARMGRWGWGAALALALIFLALLGWAFIERGRTAPTAGPAPDFTLSLYEGYDGGLGIREFRLREWRGRPVVINFWASWCKPCEEEAPLLEALWRKYRERGVIFVGVDYLDVPSAALDYLRRFEITYPNGPDLGTRISRLYRITGVPETFVVDPEGRVVFYKAAPIRPGELEAVLDPLVK; this comes from the coding sequence ATGGCCCGGATGGGACGATGGGGTTGGGGAGCGGCCCTCGCCCTCGCCCTGATCTTCCTCGCCCTGCTCGGCTGGGCCTTCATCGAACGAGGGCGGACCGCGCCGACCGCCGGGCCGGCGCCGGATTTCACCCTCTCGCTTTATGAGGGCTACGACGGCGGGCTGGGGATCCGGGAGTTCCGGCTGCGAGAATGGCGCGGACGTCCCGTGGTGATCAACTTCTGGGCCTCCTGGTGCAAGCCATGCGAGGAGGAAGCTCCGTTGCTCGAAGCCCTGTGGCGGAAATACCGGGAGCGCGGCGTGATCTTCGTGGGCGTGGATTACCTGGACGTCCCCTCCGCTGCCCTGGATTACCTGCGGCGGTTCGAGATCACCTACCCCAACGGCCCCGATTTGGGCACGCGGATCTCCCGTCTGTATCGCATCACCGGCGTCCCCGAGACCTTCGTGGTGGACCCGGAGGGCCGGGTGGTTTTCTATAAGGCGGCGCCGATCCGGCCCGGGGAGCTGGAGGCCGTTCTCGATCCGCTGGTCAAATAG
- a CDS encoding cytochrome c-type biogenesis protein CcmH yields MRKSAYLQGPRPLGFALGAIFLVWALAVARPAGAQTPVPPVPDDEVNRVARQLYCPVCENVPLDVCDTPTCIQWKEEIRSMLAAGRSETEIVDFFVSRYGMRVLAVPPPRGIGLGVWLIPALGLPAAGLWLASRLARWRRPAPAPEVPPEAGSDEAARALDRWVRENW; encoded by the coding sequence ATGCGGAAGTCCGCATACCTTCAAGGACCCCGCCCTCTCGGCTTTGCGCTGGGCGCTATCTTCCTGGTTTGGGCCCTGGCGGTAGCCCGGCCCGCCGGGGCCCAGACCCCGGTCCCCCCGGTGCCCGACGACGAGGTCAACCGGGTGGCCCGACAGCTGTATTGCCCGGTTTGCGAGAACGTGCCGCTGGACGTCTGCGACACGCCCACGTGCATCCAGTGGAAGGAGGAGATCCGCTCCATGCTCGCGGCCGGCCGGAGCGAGACGGAGATCGTGGATTTCTTCGTCTCCCGCTATGGGATGCGCGTGCTGGCCGTCCCGCCCCCCCGGGGGATCGGTCTGGGAGTGTGGCTGATCCCGGCCCTCGGGCTGCCCGCCGCCGGGCTGTGGCTGGCCTCCCGCCTCGCCCGCTGGCGCCGCCCGGCGCCCGCGCCGGAGGTGCCCCCGGAGGCCGGCTCCGATGAAGCCGCCCGCGCCCTGGATCGGTGGGTGCGGGAGAACTGGTAG
- a CDS encoding heme lyase CcmF/NrfE family subunit yields the protein MSLLGELVLDLAWGLGLAGTALAFYAGWRREARWEEVARRIGLVMAPLLTLAVLLLESALLADDFRLIYVAQVSRQTQPLFLKITALWGGQNGSLLFWSWLMSLFLFAAMARADRFPRDLRPFIAGVLLLTQTFFLLLNRFFANPFETFPVPPADGRGLNPLLRHPGMIAHPPLLYLGFVGFTVPYAIVIAALLAGRRDDEWIPLLRRWTLVAWLFLSLGLLVGARWAYDVLGWGGYWGWDPVENAALLPWLTGTAFLHSVMVQERRGMLKVWTALLIILTYALVILGTFITRTGVIASVHAFARSAIGVPFLIYMGLVLVGSLALLTVRWELLRAENRIESWLSRETFFLLNNWLFLGIAFAVFWGTFYPMFSELLFNEKLTVGPPYYNRVTGPLFAGLYLLMGVIPFLRWRRTPGASLRLAVGSSAMAGLGAMALARALGVSLPWALVGFGLCAFAGWGTLLDYALGVRARRRATGEPWPTALARLLARSPRRYGGYLVHLGVVLIGIGVIGSQAYPQETQRTLQLGEALSFGGYRLVYQGIRQYTPATEPDVVVTQAWVRAFDARGNLLADLYPYVLQYDSGESLTPPALRATLKEDLYILLSGWVEGGNRATFKIFINPLVSWIWIGGIVLILGTLVAVWPRPAPAPVPQMIRPRLQEEPSMIS from the coding sequence ATGAGTCTGCTGGGGGAGCTGGTGCTGGATCTGGCGTGGGGGCTGGGCCTGGCGGGGACGGCCCTGGCCTTTTATGCGGGGTGGCGCCGGGAGGCGCGATGGGAGGAGGTGGCCCGGCGCATCGGCCTGGTGATGGCGCCGCTGCTCACCCTGGCCGTGCTCCTGCTGGAGTCCGCCCTCCTCGCGGATGACTTCCGCCTGATCTACGTCGCCCAGGTCTCCCGGCAGACTCAGCCGCTCTTCCTCAAGATCACCGCCCTGTGGGGCGGCCAGAACGGCTCCCTGCTCTTCTGGTCCTGGCTGATGAGCCTCTTCCTCTTCGCGGCCATGGCCCGCGCCGATCGCTTCCCCCGCGATCTGCGGCCGTTCATCGCCGGCGTCCTGCTGCTGACCCAAACGTTCTTCCTGCTGCTCAACCGGTTCTTCGCCAACCCCTTCGAGACCTTCCCGGTCCCCCCGGCGGATGGACGGGGGTTGAATCCCCTGCTGCGCCATCCGGGGATGATCGCCCATCCCCCCCTGCTCTACCTCGGCTTCGTCGGCTTCACCGTCCCCTACGCCATCGTCATCGCCGCCCTGCTGGCCGGCCGGCGGGATGATGAATGGATCCCGCTGCTGCGGCGGTGGACCCTGGTGGCCTGGCTGTTCCTGAGCCTGGGCCTGCTGGTGGGGGCCCGCTGGGCCTACGACGTGCTGGGCTGGGGCGGCTACTGGGGATGGGATCCGGTGGAGAACGCGGCCCTGCTCCCCTGGCTGACGGGGACCGCTTTCCTGCACTCGGTGATGGTGCAGGAGCGCCGGGGCATGCTGAAGGTGTGGACGGCGCTGCTGATCATCCTCACCTACGCCCTGGTGATCCTGGGGACGTTCATCACGCGCACCGGGGTGATCGCCTCCGTGCACGCCTTCGCCCGCTCGGCCATCGGGGTGCCCTTCCTGATCTACATGGGGCTGGTGCTGGTGGGCTCCCTGGCCCTGCTGACCGTGCGCTGGGAGCTCCTGCGGGCGGAGAACCGCATCGAGTCCTGGCTCTCCCGGGAGACATTCTTCCTGCTCAACAACTGGCTCTTCCTGGGGATCGCCTTCGCCGTCTTCTGGGGCACGTTCTATCCGATGTTCTCCGAGCTGCTGTTCAACGAGAAGCTCACGGTGGGCCCCCCATATTACAACCGGGTGACCGGGCCGCTGTTCGCGGGCCTCTATCTGCTGATGGGGGTGATCCCCTTCCTCCGCTGGCGGCGGACGCCGGGGGCTTCCCTGAGGCTGGCGGTGGGCTCCTCGGCCATGGCCGGGCTGGGGGCGATGGCCCTCGCCCGCGCCCTGGGGGTGTCCCTACCGTGGGCCCTGGTGGGATTCGGCCTTTGCGCCTTCGCCGGGTGGGGGACCCTGCTGGATTATGCGCTGGGGGTGCGGGCGCGGCGCCGCGCCACGGGGGAGCCCTGGCCGACCGCCCTGGCCCGGCTGCTGGCCCGCAGCCCCCGCCGTTACGGGGGTTACCTTGTCCACCTCGGCGTGGTCCTGATTGGGATCGGGGTGATCGGCTCCCAGGCTTACCCGCAGGAAACCCAGCGCACCCTCCAGCTGGGAGAGGCGCTCTCCTTCGGCGGCTACCGGCTGGTGTATCAGGGGATCCGGCAATACACCCCGGCGACGGAGCCGGACGTGGTGGTCACTCAGGCCTGGGTGCGGGCTTTCGACGCCCGGGGGAATCTCCTCGCCGATCTTTACCCCTACGTGCTGCAATACGACAGCGGAGAGAGCCTGACGCCCCCGGCCCTGCGGGCCACGCTCAAGGAGGATCTTTATATTCTGCTGAGCGGATGGGTGGAGGGTGGGAACCGGGCGACCTTCAAGATCTTCATCAACCCGCTGGTCTCCTGGATCTGGATCGGAGGGATCGTCCTGATCCTGGGGACGCTGGTGGCCGTGTGGCCTCGGCCCGCGCCGGCCCCAGTCCCACAGATGATCCGTCCCCGGCTTCAGGAAGAGCCGTCGATGATCTCGTGA
- a CDS encoding HEPN domain-containing protein gives MNPLPEHWLRFAREDLRMAELAFEDEIYNQTCFHAHQAIEKALKACLEAEGKLPPRTHKIADLIARVRGLSLSDLEGKSLRMDRFDIPPRYPDALPGMLPEGWPGRAEALEALDRAREALRRVEALR, from the coding sequence ATGAATCCCCTTCCGGAACATTGGCTCCGCTTCGCCCGTGAGGACTTGCGAATGGCGGAGCTGGCTTTTGAGGACGAAATCTACAATCAGACTTGCTTTCACGCGCACCAAGCTATCGAAAAGGCCCTTAAAGCCTGCTTGGAGGCCGAGGGCAAGCTGCCTCCCAGAACCCATAAGATTGCGGATCTCATCGCTCGAGTTCGCGGTTTATCTCTATCTGACCTGGAGGGAAAGTCGCTACGCATGGATCGTTTCGACATTCCGCCCCGATATCCTGACGCGCTACCCGGGATGCTACCTGAAGGATGGCCGGGCCGTGCGGAGGCCTTGGAGGCCCTGGATCGAGCCCGAGAAGCCCTTCGACGAGTGGAGGCACTGCGATGA
- a CDS encoding nucleotidyltransferase domain-containing protein: MVREVSPPEELQRRRAALEAELARFLDFLRTHYVPQRVILFGSLAEGRLHPDSDLDLVVVMPSSRPFLERIGELLERFRPRVGVDLLVYTPEEFEEIRNRPFFREEVLAKGVVLYESPSGTLAPLRP; the protein is encoded by the coding sequence ATGGTCCGGGAGGTCTCTCCCCCGGAGGAGCTCCAGCGGCGGCGGGCCGCCCTGGAGGCCGAGCTGGCCCGCTTCCTGGACTTCCTGCGAACCCATTATGTCCCTCAACGGGTGATCCTGTTCGGCTCCCTGGCGGAGGGCCGGCTCCATCCGGACTCAGATCTGGATCTGGTCGTGGTGATGCCCTCCTCGCGCCCGTTCCTGGAGCGCATCGGAGAGCTCCTGGAGCGCTTCCGTCCCCGCGTGGGCGTGGATCTCCTGGTCTACACCCCTGAGGAGTTCGAGGAGATCCGGAACCGTCCCTTCTTCCGCGAGGAAGTGCTGGCGAAGGGAGTGGTGCTCTATGAATCCCCTTCCGGAACATTGGCTCCGCTTCGCCCGTGA
- a CDS encoding cytochrome c maturation protein CcmE, producing the protein MRARFWVGGGLLIAAIGMLIVNGLRSASQYYLTVSELKARAASLQGRPIRLSGIVDGGTIRYDPETLYIEFGLVDRVADIGKVPPLKVVYQGVKPDLLQNEAQAIVEGTLGPDGVFYARTLLLKCPTRYEEEAATGSSR; encoded by the coding sequence ATGCGCGCTCGCTTTTGGGTGGGAGGCGGTTTGCTCATCGCTGCCATCGGAATGCTGATCGTCAACGGGTTGCGCAGCGCGTCCCAGTATTACCTCACCGTCTCCGAGCTGAAGGCGCGGGCGGCGAGCCTGCAGGGCCGCCCCATCCGCCTCTCAGGGATCGTCGACGGCGGGACGATCCGCTACGACCCGGAGACGCTCTATATCGAGTTCGGCCTGGTGGACCGCGTGGCCGACATCGGTAAGGTCCCGCCGCTCAAGGTGGTCTACCAGGGGGTGAAGCCGGACCTCCTCCAGAACGAGGCCCAGGCGATCGTGGAGGGCACCCTGGGGCCGGATGGGGTGTTCTACGCCCGGACCCTCCTCCTCAAATGCCCGACGCGTTATGAAGAGGAGGCCGCCACGGGATCCTCCCGATAG
- a CDS encoding ASCH domain-containing protein → MRPELGLIVQEPYATYIVLGKKTWEIRRYPTHIRGRIGIVSPRGWIGTAVLAEVRGPVSVEALRHQRSRHRADPEFLEAYAQGRPLYIWVFTDPQAFPEPIPISRPRGPVVWIRLEEPPSRRARRARP, encoded by the coding sequence ATGCGCCCGGAGCTGGGGTTGATCGTGCAGGAGCCTTACGCCACATACATCGTGTTGGGGAAGAAGACCTGGGAGATCCGCCGGTATCCGACGCATATCCGGGGGCGCATCGGGATCGTCAGCCCGCGGGGGTGGATCGGGACGGCGGTGCTGGCGGAAGTGCGGGGCCCGGTCTCGGTGGAGGCCCTGCGGCATCAGCGCTCCCGGCACCGGGCGGATCCCGAGTTCCTGGAGGCTTACGCCCAGGGGCGTCCGCTTTACATCTGGGTGTTCACCGACCCTCAGGCCTTCCCTGAGCCGATCCCCATCTCCCGCCCCCGGGGGCCGGTGGTCTGGATCCGGCTGGAGGAGCCCCCATCTCGAAGAGCCCGTAGGGCCCGTCCCTGA
- a CDS encoding NAD(P)H-hydrate dehydratase: protein MKALTVAQMRQAEAAADAAGHTYARMMERAGQAVAAEIMRRMPVQGRRILVLVGPGNNGGDGLTAARLLKEAGAEVACYLLKPREETDPVFQAAKAAGCFIAQAGDDRTWRVLRLWVRSAAVVVDALLGTGTTRPLEGDLLRMLQIVRAEVSDRRPWPASFFAPGAPLAPTAWSSRVPPEPWLVAVDGPTGMNYDTGELDPNAFHADLTVTFAHPKVGHFRFPAAHAVGELVVADIGIDPKWVPEGAFEVMDAAMARAWRPPRPADAHKNTFGKVVVVAGSTNYPGAPGLAAHAAARVGAGWVTLAIPRTIYPVLAARTAEITYILLPDELGVLIPDAVEVLAKAVEGYAAMVLGPGLTQEKEAMAFVHRMFGMERALKRGRLGFQLEPETAEAPPPAFSWPPLIVDADGLNAIAQARDWAARLPGPAILTPHPGEMARLTGLEKAAIEADRLRIARQFAQAWGHVVVLKGAFTVVAAPDGRALVMPFANPAMATAGTGDVLAGAIAGLRAQGLGPFEAAALGAYLHGLAGERARAEIGEAGVTAGDLLLRLPMALRALGG, encoded by the coding sequence ATGAAAGCGCTCACCGTCGCGCAGATGCGCCAGGCGGAGGCCGCGGCGGACGCCGCTGGCCACACCTACGCGCGGATGATGGAACGGGCCGGCCAGGCGGTGGCCGCCGAGATCATGCGACGGATGCCCGTCCAGGGGCGGCGGATCCTGGTGCTGGTCGGCCCCGGCAACAACGGGGGAGACGGCCTGACGGCGGCCCGCCTGCTGAAGGAGGCCGGGGCGGAGGTGGCCTGTTACCTCCTCAAACCCCGAGAGGAGACCGATCCCGTCTTCCAGGCGGCGAAGGCGGCCGGCTGCTTCATCGCCCAGGCCGGCGACGACCGCACGTGGCGGGTGCTCCGCCTCTGGGTCCGCAGCGCCGCGGTCGTTGTCGACGCCCTGCTGGGGACCGGGACCACGCGCCCGCTGGAGGGGGACCTGTTGCGGATGCTCCAGATCGTGCGCGCCGAGGTGAGCGATCGGCGGCCGTGGCCGGCCTCCTTCTTCGCCCCGGGCGCCCCCCTGGCTCCCACAGCCTGGAGCTCCCGGGTGCCCCCCGAGCCCTGGCTGGTGGCCGTGGATGGGCCCACCGGGATGAACTACGACACCGGGGAGCTGGACCCCAACGCCTTCCACGCCGATCTCACCGTGACCTTCGCGCATCCGAAGGTCGGTCACTTCCGGTTCCCGGCCGCGCACGCCGTGGGGGAGCTGGTGGTGGCGGACATCGGGATCGATCCGAAGTGGGTCCCGGAGGGCGCCTTCGAGGTGATGGACGCGGCGATGGCGCGGGCCTGGCGTCCCCCACGCCCGGCGGACGCTCACAAGAACACGTTCGGGAAGGTCGTGGTGGTGGCGGGATCCACGAACTACCCGGGCGCGCCCGGGCTGGCCGCCCACGCGGCGGCGCGCGTCGGCGCCGGATGGGTCACCCTGGCGATCCCTCGAACGATCTACCCGGTCCTGGCGGCGCGGACGGCGGAGATCACCTACATCCTGCTGCCGGATGAGCTGGGCGTCCTGATCCCCGATGCCGTGGAAGTGCTGGCGAAGGCCGTCGAGGGCTACGCCGCCATGGTCCTCGGGCCGGGGCTCACCCAGGAGAAGGAAGCGATGGCCTTCGTCCACCGGATGTTCGGGATGGAGCGGGCCCTCAAACGCGGACGCCTGGGCTTCCAGCTGGAGCCGGAGACCGCGGAGGCCCCTCCGCCGGCCTTCTCCTGGCCGCCTCTGATCGTGGACGCCGACGGCCTGAACGCCATCGCCCAGGCCAGGGACTGGGCGGCCCGCCTTCCCGGCCCCGCGATCCTCACCCCTCATCCCGGCGAGATGGCCCGGTTGACCGGGCTGGAGAAAGCGGCCATCGAGGCGGATCGCCTGAGGATCGCCCGGCAGTTCGCCCAGGCCTGGGGCCACGTGGTGGTGCTGAAGGGCGCCTTCACGGTGGTGGCCGCCCCGGATGGCCGGGCCCTGGTGATGCCCTTCGCCAACCCGGCGATGGCCACCGCCGGGACCGGGGATGTGCTGGCAGGAGCCATCGCGGGTCTGCGAGCCCAGGGCCTGGGCCCCTTCGAGGCGGCGGCCCTGGGGGCCTATCTGCACGGCCTGGCCGGCGAGCGGGCCCGCGCGGAGATCGGGGAGGCCGGCGTGACCGCCGGGGACCTCCTCCTCCGCCTCCCGATGGCCCTCCGGGCCCTGGGCGGATAA